The sequence below is a genomic window from Desulfovibrio sp. JC022.
TTTGAATTGAGGCCTTCGTCAGTAATGGCGTGTTGATTCGATTATATATGTAACAGAATTGGTTATATGATACAGTCTAAAGTCGATTCGAGATTTCTGGGAACAATTCAGGATTCGTTCCACGGTCTGCCGCCCATGCCGGGGCCGGTAAAGAACTTTTTTATGTTTCTTGGAGCTGCTCTTTTGTTGCTCCTGATTGGGTATTGGTTAAAAAAGTACGGTGTAAAGAAACTTATTTATGATTTACTGAAAAAAACACCTTTGGGAATTCACATCGGAGATGAGGAGAGCGAAGGTCGGGGAAAAGGTCTACCCAAGAATGTTGCCCGCAATGGTGAGCCATGGAAGGTTTCAAGTGATCAGGACATACTTGATAAGTTGGTCATGAGCCGGAGTCAGGTGGATGTTCTTGTGGAGCGTTCCGGTCAGCGTTCACTTGCTGCTGTGGTTAATGCTGCCGGGGTGGAAAGTCTTGATGTGGTGGTGACTTTTAAGGATTTAGTCAGCGAAGGCCTTTTGATTCCCGGAACTCAGGTTAAATGTATTTTTCCAGAAATGGTGCGGGATAAGAAAAAGGTCAACGCCTTTGTGGGACTGGTGAAAAGCAAGTCTGAGGATAAGGGCATGGTTCTGACCCGCCGTTCTTCCTTTGGCTTCATCAAGCGCAGGGTCTTTGCCCGGCGCAAGGTTGCGGATCAGCGGTATATTAAGATTAAAATCTGGCGGCTTGAATCCGAGGATTATGATGTGGATTTTATCTTGGATAACACTGAGCCGGATATCTTAATTGACAACCGCAAGTTCCATACTCCCAATGCGTCTGTTCCGCAGGTGTTGGATATCTCCAAGGGCGGAATTGCTTTAACCGGAACTTTCAGGGCTGGCGGGAATGTTATTTCACGCAATGACAAGGTTCTTTTATGTATGCTGATTTACCAGCCTGCACGCAAGGCTTTTCAGCCTCACCTGATCTATGCTGAAGCACGGGCGGCCCGTTCCATGGGCAAGGGGATGACCCGGCTCAGTTTTCAGTTTATGCGCAGTCTGAAGATCCCTCCCCGTAAACGCAGTACCCTGTTCAAAGGGCAGGCGGTAATGGCTATGAGTCTGGCCAATCCTGAGAGAGAATAAGCAGTTTATGAAAAAGATATTATTACTGGTCTTGTTTCTGGTTCTTGTTGCTTGCGAACGTTCGGTTTCAGTTGAAGTTGAAGAAAACGGCAACGCAGGAATATACCCCGACAGGGTTGTCCTTGGGGCATCCCTCGCCCTTGAAGGGCATGCCAGCTATCTGGGAACCCAGACCATTCACGGTGCTCTTGCCTACCTGAAGCATATTAATGAACAGGGCGGGGTTCATGGACGGGAAGTGGAAGTTATTACTTATGATGATTCCTATGATCCACCCAAATGTCTGATCAATACCCAGAAGTTGATTATTGAGGATAATATTTTCGCCCTGTTCTGCTATGTGGGAACCCCTACTACGGTGGAGGTTCTGCCGCTGGTGGAGGATGCCCGCATCCCTCTGCTGGGTATGTTCACCGGGGCGGATGCATTGCGCAAGCCGTTTAACCGCTACGTGATAAATATCCGGCCTTCCTACTATCAGGAAACCCGTGAAGCTATGCGCCATATGGTTGAGGACCTTGGGATTACCAAAATTGCTGTTTTCTATCAGTATGATGCATTCGGTTTTGACGGACTCACCGGAACTGAGCTGGCTTTGAAAGAGTTTGATCTTGAGCCTGTGGCAAGGGGATCATATACCCGTGGTTCCTTAGATGTGAGTGAAGGTGTAGAGCGGATCAAGGATTCCGGGGCGCAGGCAGTATTTATGATCGGGACCAGTGCGCCGTGCATAAAGTTCATGAATCGTCTTGATGCGGAAGGGGTCAGTCCGGTTTATTATACAGTATCATTCATGGGAGCGCGTGAATTTGCCCGCAAGCTGAAGTCGAATAAGGAGCTGGTCATAATGTCGCAGGTGGTACCCCCGTTTGCGGACGACCGGGATCTTTCCAGTTCCGAAGCTGCCAGTTACATCAGGCTGCTCAAAAAATATTATCCCGACGATACCCCCAACCTTGTGGGGCTGGAAGGTTTTTTCAATGCCCGTATCCTCGTGGAAGGGTTGCAACGCAGCGGGCGTAATTTAAGCCGGGAAGTTTTTATCAGGGCCATTGAATCCATGAATAAATATGAAATTGCGCCGGGGATCACTGTTTCATACGGTGAACAAGATCATCAGGGCATGGATAAAGTTTATTTTACCCGTTTTAAAAACGGCAGGTTTGAGCTGATCAGGGACTGGGCCGACCTTAAGAAGGGGGCTTTGAAATGAGTTATTTTTCAAAGCAGGATCTTGTGGAGCGTTTTTCAGGGCTGACTCTCAAGAATAAAATATTTTTTTCCACTCTCGGGGTTATCCTGATCATCAGTGCCATTATCGCTTTGCTGGCCCGTTGGATTCTTGTTTCCTCCCTGACCAAGGAGCTGGAGTTGCGTGGTGTGGCTATCGCCTATTCCATTGCCGAGCGCGGGGCCGGATATATTCTGGATAAGGATTATCCCCGGCTGCTCAGCCTGGCTTTTGAGGAAGCAAAACTGCGCGAACGGCAGCATTTGATTACCTACATTTATATTCTGGGCAAGGATGGCAAGGTCTTGTGCCATACTTTCACCAAGCCGTTTCCCGGAAAGCTGGCCGAGGCCAACCCTATTCCTGAAGGAGAGGATAAGTCCCTGCGGCTCATCGATCTGGGCAGAACATCTGCATACGATATTGCCGTCCCCATCAAGGAAGGTTTGTACCGCATCGGAACGGTGCATGTGGGACTTAACAAAATCCACATTGACGAACTTGTTTCCACGCTTCGTTTTACCTTTTTGGGATTTATTTCCTTTGTTGTTATTATCATTTTTGTGATCAGTCATCGGCTGGCTAAGTACATTACCCGTCCGGTCAGTACTTTGACCCGTGTGTCTGATGAACTTTCAAAGGGCAATTTTGATATCAGTCTGGATCTGCTTGCAGAGGGTACGGACTGGAATGCTTCTTCCTGTCCGGCCTACCATAATACGGATTTTCCGTGCTGGCATTTTGATCTTTCCACCGTTGGCGATAACCGTGAACAGGATGGAAGGGCCAACCGTCAACAATGCCGGGACTGCCATTTTTATTACAAGCGTGATGGTGATGAGGTGGTCCAGCTTGCGGACAGTTTCCGCAATATGGTCTGGTCCATCAAGCTCTATCGCCGCAAGTTGCGTGAGTCCGAGGAGAAATACAAATCCCTGTTCGACAGCGGGCCGGACCCGGTTCTGGTAATATCCTGTTCTGATTTCACCATAATTGATGCCAACCCCCGTGTTACTGAACTTTATGGTTATTCGCGCAGTGAACTTATCGGGGAGCAGTTTATCAGGCTGGGGCCGGAATCCAACGAGGAATGTATCAAGGCTTTCGAGGAGTACGGCGGTCCTTCCGGTTGTATTTATTTTCCGAAGATCATCCATTACCGTAAGGGTGGTAGTCCGGTGTATGTGAACATGCACGCCTGTCCCATCACTTACAGGAGTCAGCCGTCCATTATTGTGGCGGTAAACGATATCACTGAGATCATTGAGAAGGATGCCCAGTTGGTGCAGGCTGCCAAAATGAAATCTCTTGGTGAGATGTCCGCCGGGGTGGCGCATGAGGTCAACCAGCCGCTTAACGCCATTAAGATGGGCAGTGAATACCTCGCGCTGATGGCTGAGCAGGGGCGCGATGTTCCCGCTGCTCAGTTGCAGGAAGTGGCTAAAGAAGTCAGTAATCAGGTGGACCGTGCAGCCGAAATTATCAGTGCTTTGCGGGCTTTCGGGCGTAAATCCGGCTTCAAGACCGACAAGGTGGATATCAATGGACCGGTGCGCAGTGTTTTAACGCTGGTGACCAAGCAGTTTGAGTTGCAGAATATTTTTATCCGCCTCAATCTTGTGGGTGGGCTGCCGAGGATTGTTGCCGAGGATAACCGCTTGCAGCAGGTATTCTTCAATCTGGTGAATAATGCCCGTGATGCCATTGCGGAGAAACGGGAAAACCTGGGACTGGACAGCGATGATTACATCAACATAGATACTTATGAAGATGGAGAACTGGTCTGTGTGCGTGTTTCCGATACCGGAGCAGGTATTACCGAGGAAGTGCGCAACAAAATTTTTGAGCCGTTTTTCAGTACCAAAGAGGTAGGATATGGCATGGGCTTGGGCCTTGCCATCACCTATGGCATAGTCAGAGACTATAAGGGCAGCATTGATATTGAGAGTGAACCCGGAAACGGAACTTCTTTCATAATCAGTTTTCCGGCTGCTCCGAATGAAAGATAGTTTTTAAGTTTAATATAAAGTTATCCAGGGGTTGGGCGTGAGCAGAATTCTTGTAATTGATGATGAAAAAGCAACCTTGAACATGTTCAAGATGCTACTGAGTGCATATGGTCACGAAGTCCTTACTGCTGAAAACGGTGAGGAAGGGATCAGTGTTTTTGATACCGAAAAGCCCGATCTGGTCATGACCGACATAAAGATGCCCGGCATGGACGGCTTGCAGGTGCTCGGGAAAATCAAGTCTATTTCACCGGATTCCGAGGTTATCGTGATTACCGGGCACGGAGATATGGACCTTGCCATTAAAGCACTCAATCTTGATGCCACGGATTTTCTAAATAAGCCGGTTAAGCGTGAAGAGCTTGAAAAGGCCTTGCAGCTTTCAGCTGACAGGATCAAATTTGCCCGCAGCAGGCAGAAGGATATCAGTCTGACCCTTGAAGATGATTTGGCGGTAATCAACATTACCGGAAATCTGACTTCCAAGTCTGAAGGGTTGTTGCTGGATGTTTTTGATGAAGCCCTTGCCACTGCCAAAGGTAATTTCCTGCTCGTTTTTGAAGAAAAATCTTCTATTAACGGAGCAGCCATGGATTCTCTTTTCAAGTTGGTGGAAAAGGCCCGCACCCGTGGATGCGGGGTGCACATAGCAGGACTTTCCGAGAATTTCCGTTCCGTACTCCATTCCATGGGGATCACCCAGATGGCTTCTGTTTATGAAACTGAAGCGGAGGCGCGGGGAGGGCTTCGCCGGTAGCGCAGAGATTGTTCTTAAAGATAAAGAGGCCCTGAGTTTGTAACTCAGGGCCTCTTTTTTATGAGATTTGTTTGATCTAATTATACGACCGATAGGTATCCCGGTTCCGACGCAACTGATATTTTTTAACAGCCGCGTTGTGTTCTTTGAGGGACTTGCTGAAATAGTGTGAGCCGTCCCCTTTGGCAACGAAATATAGGTATGAATGCTTTTCCGGGTTGAGGGCCGCCTTGAGTGAGTCGAGACCCGGTGAGCAGATGGGGCCGGGGGGTAATCCCCGGTGTTTGTACGAGTTGTAGGGGTTGGATTTGTCGGTCAGGTGCTTTTTGCGCAGGTTGCCGTCAAAAGTTTCACCCAGTCCGTAAATTATGGTCGGGTCGCATTGCAGCAAATAGCCTTTGCTCAGGCGATTGGCGAAGACTCCGGCAATGGTGCGCCGTTCGCTTACATCCCCGGTTTCCTTTTCTATCAGGGAAGCAAGGATCACGGTTTCGTGGATTTCTTGCGGGGAGGGCAATTTGCCGTTCCAAGCCTTGTTGGCGGCCTTGCGGAACTCCTTGAGCATAGTTTCCACCATGACTGTTCCGGTTTCGTTCTTGGGCCGGGTCAGCAAATATGTTTCCGGGAAAAGATACCCTTCAGCATTTTTAGCCGGGATTTTATATTTCGTCAGCAGAGCCGGATCAGACACTGCTTTCTTAAATGCTGCGTAATCGGTCAGCCCGGACTTATCCGCTTTTTCAGCAGTAGCCCACCATGTAAGACCTTCACGTACAGAAAATTTGTGCAGAATACCGGAAGTGGAGGTAATGGTTTCCAGAACCTGCGGGGCTGTCATGTTGGACCAAAGGCTGAATTCTCCGGCCCGGACTTTCGAAGCCATACCCTGTGCCTGTGCGTATTCGCGGAACTGTTTAACGTCGGTAATCAGTCCGGCCTTGGCAAGGTCGCTGGCAACAGTCCACAGCGGTTGGCCCGGTTCCACGGTAAAAAGAATCTCGCGCCCTTCCAGTTCCGGGGGAAGATTAAGAAAAGTCCAGTTACGGTACATGAACCAGCCCGCCACCAGCATGAGAGCCATACACCCGAAGGCTATGGTGGGCATTACATAGCGTATGACTATGCTCGGGCGAGCCACGTTTCCAGAATTATTTTCGCTGCCTGACTGTCCAGATTCTTTTTTCTTTTCCGGTCCCAAAGTCCGGCCTCCTTTAGTTCGTCTTCCGCTGCAATTGAGCTGAGTCTTTCATCAACAAGATGAATGGGCAAGTCAACCCTTCTTTCCAGCGAGGCCGCAAAGTTGCGCACCTGCCGGGTAGTCAAAGTGTCTTCCCCGTCTAGAGATAAGGGAAGGCCGATGACAATGTCACCGACCTTTTCATTTTCTATAATTTCAAGCAACTCCGAGAACATCGCGTCGCGGGTTGTGCGTTCCATTACTTTATACGGAAAAGCAAAAATCTTTTCCGGGTCAGTAATAGCCAGACCCACACGCTTTGTCCCGAAATCTATGCCTAATGCTTTCATGTGATGCCTCCCGGCGGGCTCTCCGAGGGCCAAAGAAACTTTTTGGAAAAAGTTTCTCTGGACTCTTCAAAAACTTTTAGTAGGGCTTCGCCGTTTTAAATGCAAAATTGTCCGTAGGAGGACGTAATAACTCTACTAAAACGTTTTGGGATTCTTAAACCCTTTTGGAAAAGGGTTTAAGCCGCCGGAGGCGAAATCCATCTATCAAATAGCGCGTTAGCGCATCATATCTAAATTAAAACAAGTTCATCCTGACGGGTAGCGCGCTCAAGTTCTTTTTTGAAATCTTTGCGCCATTTGGGTCCGCCGATAAGCTCGGCCATGTATTCCACGGTGTGGAGTACGCGATTCTGCTTTTTCAGGGTCTGCATGTTGCGTTTGATACCTACCTTACACGATGGGCAACCCACCAGAACCGGGGTGGTTTTATCATGCCCCTGAAGATCGTTCTTGAGCTGTCCGCCTTTGCGGTCGCGCAGCTTGTTGTAGATTTCAGGGCTGGTGATGGAACCGAGACCGGATTCGCCGCAACAGCCGGGAGAGAGTGTTACCTCAGCACCGAGCATGTCCGCAACTGCTTTGCGGTACATTTCCGGGGCCTTGTTCTTTTTTACCTCGGTCCATTCGGTATGGCAGGAGGCGTGGTAAATCACATCCCGCGCCGCATTGGCTGTGTTGAAATTGAGGTTGCCCGGATTGTTGAGCAGGTATTGCATGGCATCCTTGCGCTGAATATCGTAACCCAGTTCCTTGAATTCGTATGATTCAAGAGATTCGCGGCAGGTTCCGCAGGCAGTAATCATGGTGGAAACCTTCATGCCCGCAATGGACGCCTTGGCGATGCGATACTGAATGTCGCTGATATTGCGGTGGCGGTTGGTGTTGTATGCTTCCACACAGCCACTTGCCAGCAGCGGATAACCGCAGCAGAGATGCTTGGCGGGCATGATCACATTCACGCCGGACTTGAGCAACAGGTAGAGGGTCGCCATACCGATATCCTTGGAGAACAGGGACGCGCCGCAGCCGGGGAAGTAGTATACACTGTCCGGGGCGGGGGTGTTCTGAAGGAACATGGAACCCTTATCGAGATTGATGGTCTCGGACAGGTTCTTGAAATCCATGGCCGGGGTTTTGCTGGAGATCATGGGCGATTCTATGCGCCTGCGCCAGTGACCGGGGATGAGTCCGATGGCCTTGGATTGCAGCCCTGCGGAGAGGGACAGGAATTTTGCGGCCTTGGGCAGCCTTCCCTGCGGGTCCTTGGCAATGAAGTTCAGGGCCGCGCTTTTGATAGGATGGCCTCCGGTTCCTTTATATTCAAGGAAAGAACGGATCTGGAGTGCGGCTCCGGCGGAGTCAATCTTGATGGGGCAGACTGAGGTACAGCGTCCACAGGCGGTGCAATGTTCCATGAGCTTCCTGAGACGGGTCATGAGATCCGGGGAAGGTTCACCGCGCTGAACCTGTGAATAGTAGATGGCCTCAATGAGCGCACCGAGAGCGATGTTCTTGTTTCTCGGGTGGTACATGAGTCCCTGCTCCGGGAAAAACATGGGGCAGACCTGCTTGCATTTTCCGCAACGGGTACAGGTCTGGATGTTCTGGAGCAGCTCCATCAGGTGTTCCTTATCCTTAATGGCAGTCTTGTTCAGGTCATTGATGAGCCTGTTGAACGAGAAAGTGTATGCCGGAGAAGGAAGATTCCTGCGGGTCAGCTTGCCGGGGTTGAGGATGTTGAGCGGGTCCACCTTGAGCTTGTATGCTTTGATGGCCTCGATTTTTTCCTCGGAAAGGTAATCGATCTTGGTGATGCCGATACCGTGTTCACCGGAAACCTCACCTTTGAGTTCAAGTACTTTCTTGAATACATCATCAACTGCTTCGTGGGCACTGTGCAGCATATCCGGGTCGTTGGAGTTGACCGGGATGTTCACATGGCAGTTACCGTCACCGGCATGCATGTGGTTGGCGATGATGATGCGCTGTTCCTTGAGCTTCTTGAGGATCTTGTTGATTTTGGAATCCAGCTTGGGGAATTCGTCGCGCAGTTCCTGAAAGAGGTAGTAAACCTGTCCTTCCAGTTCCTGATCGCTCATGTCCTTGCCGGTGATTTTGCCTTTGAGGATGTTGGTAGTCCTCTCAAGGGCCAGTTCAACTTTGGGTTCCTCAATGGGAAAGCCTTGCAGCTCCTTGATGGAGAGCAGGGAACGGCGGTAGATTTTTGCCAGATAGATCAGGTTCAGGTCTTCAAGGAAGTCGGAGAAATCCGGGATAACTTCGAGGGGGATAACGATATCTTCGTTGACCTTGAAGCCGGAAGTGCGTTTCGCAATGGCGGAAAGCTTGTGGCGGTCTTCCCAGAAGAGTTCCGCTTCTTTTTCATCGCGGGCAGCAAAGATGTCCACTCCGTCATAGGGCTGGGCAATGGAAAGGATGGTGTCCACCGCGCTTTGCAGGGCAGCTTCATCATCGGAATCCAGTTGCAGGATGAGTACGGAAATGGGATCGCCTTCGTATTTTTCGGATTTCGCTACGTATTTGATGGCCTGTACGTATTTGGGACCGAACTCCTCAAGGGCGGAGATTTTTACAAGGTCGCCTTCTTCGCGGATGGTATCGCGCAGTGCGACTACGTCCTTGATGACCAGCATGGCATTGCGCATGGAGCGACCGAAGAATTCAAGACAGAGTACACGGGAAATGCTCGGCTTGGGGTAAAGTGCGAAGCAACATTCAGTGATGATGCCGTCGACCCCTTCTTTCTGCACGCCGGGCAGCCCGCCGAGATATTTGTTGGTTACGTCCTTACCCAGTCCGGTGGTGCGGATTTCTTCGGCGGTAAGTTCAATCGTATCGATAAGACGGTCTTTGGAATCATAAATTTCAAAGGATGCGTCTTCGTTGGCGAAAATCTTGTGACCGGGATGGCCCTTGCGGCGTACTTCGATAAGTTCGCCTTTGGGCATGACCATCTTGTAGCTGATGATATTATCGATGGTGCAGCCGTATTCAAATGCAAAGGGACCGCCGGAGTTTTCGGAAATATTTCCGCCCAGCGATGATCCGGCCTTGGATGCCGGGTCCACGGTGAAAAGCACGCCTTTCTTGTCCGCAGCATTAATGGCATCAAGGGTGATGACCCCGGCCTGCGCGCAAAGAGTCATGGCGTCGGTATCAACGGACAGGATTTTCTTGAAGCGGGCAAGTGAAAGCACTGCGGTGCGGTCAAGGGCCGGGATTGCACCCCCGGTGGCTCCGGTTCCGCCGCCGCGCGGGATCAGGCCGAACTGCATTTCATTGGCAAGGCGCACGATGGCCCGGACCTGCTCGGTATCTTCTGGGAAGAGAACCGCGATGGGCAGCTCAATACGCAGGTCTGTGGCGTCGGTTGCGGATTGCACAACTGTATGCGGATCAAGCCCGATACAGTGTTCGGGCAGGATTTCTTTCATCTTTTCAACGAATCTGTCGCGGAATTCCGTGTCTGCATCCTGCTTGAGCCAGAAATTTTCCACAGAGCGGGTCAAACGCTGCGGGTACTCGCCGGAAAGAGTCGGGCGGGCAAGGGTCAGGGTGCGGGACACTGACTTGCGTACCAGTTCAGGATCGATGAACGGATTGTAGCGCACAAGGAAAAGTTCAGCTGCGATGCTTTCCGCAAGAGTGCGCACATCTTCGGGCCAGCCTTTAAATTCAAAGGGATCAAGGCCGAGCACCCGTTGCAGCAGGGCTTCGGCGGGAATGGAAATATGAGGACCTAATTGAGGCATAATATCTTACCGTGAATTGTTTTTGTTTTACAGGGGGCAGAACACCCTCCTGTGAAGGAAAAAGGGAATATAGTGACCACCGTGGTTAAAATCAAGCAACTATTTTGCAAAATGATGATTTTTATCAGAATTTTATTTAAGATCTGATTGTTTAATTCTCTGGATTAATTGATCTATTTTGTGAGTGCAGAGGATTAAGGAATGCAAAATTGTTTTTGATTGGACGGCAAAAGGCATTAACTTTGCGCCATGAGCGCGGGCCTTATAAAAAAGTGCCGTTCACCAACACCTATAATAATGGTCCCGCCGATTGTAAAGCTCTGTGTGCTCTTAAAGCTTGACAGAAATGGTGAATTTGAATGATTATTTCGGCCTTCACATTTCTCACAATTGATAGTTTTATAAACTTCATTTCGAAATTCGTAATATAAATCTCAAAATTTAATAAATTTGAAAAAGAGAGGGTCTATAAATGATCGGTGACGATTTTGCAGAACTCAAACTTTTTATAACCGGTCCCATTCTTCTGCGTGAGGAAGTGCGTAAAGCCGGGCTTCTTCCTGAATTCGGACACCGGGATGCAGAGAATCCCAAGCGTTTCGAACCAATCATGCGCAATCTCAACACTATTGCCGGAAATCCTGAAGGATACACTCCTGTCATATTTAATGGTTCCGGTACAAATGTGCTTGAAGCCTCAATCCGCTCACTGGTTGCGGATTCCGATAAGGTGCTCAATGTTTCCGTAGGCGCGTTCGGTGATTTGTATCACAAGCTTGCCGTGCTTAACGGTAAGAATGCAGTGCAGCTTAAATTCCCTTACGGCAAAGCTATCGATCTGGAAAAACTGGAAGATGCTCTCAAGGAGCACAATCCGAATGTTGTTACTTTTACCCACAACGAGACTTCCACCGGGGTGATTAATGATGTTGTTGCGGTTTGCGAAATGATCCGTGCCCACGGGGCCGCTCCGATCATTGATGCGGTATCAATCTTTGGCGGGGCACCTACTTTAATAGATGAGTGCAAGCCGCTCATGTACTGCACTTCCACCCAGAAATCCCTTGGCTTGCCCGCCGGTTTCGGGATCGGTTTTGTTTGCGAAGAAGCTTTGAAAAAGGCTGAGTCCGTTACAAACAGGGGTTACACCACCGATATTATCGCCCAGATGGGCAAGGCTAAGCTTAATCAGACTCTGACCACTCCTAACGGAACGTTGGCGAACCAGATGTGTGTGCAGCTGGACTATATAGTTAATGATGAGACTGTTGCTGGACGCTTTAAGCGTCATGAAGATATGCGGGCCATTGCCCACAAATGGGTCGAGAGCATGGACGGCTACGAACTTTTCGCACAGGAAGGGCATCGTTCCCCCAGCCTGACCACCTTCAAGACTCCGGCGCACATGACTATTGAGAAGCTTAAGGATGTTAAAGAACTCATGCGCGGGCACGGCTACCTTTTTGATCCCGGTTACGGAAAGATCAACAAGGAGCTTGCAGAGCAGGGCGAATCCCCCATCTTTCGCGTAGGGCACATGGCTGATATTCAGCCGGAGATGCTTGAGGGATATCTTGAGGTGCTTGGTGGAGTTTTGAAGGGATTTAAGTAAACGGATATTCTTTTAGACGGTTTTTGATAGCCCTGATCCGCGTGTGTGGATCAGGGTTTTTTGCTGTGCAATAACGCTTATTTGTACATCAAATAATATAACTAGCATTATCTCTAAAGTATTTCTAGAAGACACCGAACTATGGGAGACGAGGCACGAATTATTGAATTAATTTTTAACCCATGGAGTTCATGATGAAGATTTTTAGGATTGTTTTACTGGCTTGCATTATCGCTACGCTGAGTTGTTCTGCCGCCTTTGCTGGGAGTGGGAAGGCTATTGTTCCGCATTGGCTGGCAGTGAACTATGGAAAAAGCAATGCGCAGTCATCAAATATATTTATTACTAATATTACCCAGCATGATCTTGTAGTTAAGGTGACGGTGTATAATAGGGATTCGACAATTTTTCTGTCAGGTATCGAGTATAAGAATTTTCAGAATAATAATACTGAAATTGGGGCAGGTAAGACAGTCAATTTAAAAATTAATGGCACTGGAACGACTGAGTCTGATTATGGCTATGCTGTAATTGAGTGGGTGAATAAAGAATATGATGACGACGTTGTTGGTCTTGTGTCTTGGGCCAACTGGCGTGAAAGTTCTAATAGAGGATACTCTGTTCCTGTGAATAATGGGATGCCATTTTAAGAAGTGTGCAGAGTTTGATTTGTGAACCCCGGCCCCGCAAAAGCGGGGCCGGGGTTTATTATTTATGAAGCTTAAAATGAATATTTTTTGTGGTGCACACTCAGTTTTTCTTGCAAAAGTAAAAAAAATTTGTCAATTAAAACCGAGTGCTGACTCAGTTTATGGGCTAAATATGAGATATGTGAAAAAAATATCATGGCATTTTTAGCGTTTTGTCTGATGCTATACGTATATATAACAGATGGTTAGATTGTTATTTAGGTTGTATTTGTGAAAAAAAGGACGGGTTGACATTGAACCCTGATTCAGATTATTTTTTATTCCGACTGAGTGCTCAGTCGGTTTTTTAGAAAGGAGAACAAATGACCAAGATGTCCAAAAAGAAGGCGGCAATTCTGGAGGCTGCCACCATCCTTTTCGCTAACAAGGGATTTGCCGACACTTCCATGCAGGAATTGTCCAAGATGACCGGGGCGGCGGAAGGAACCATCTTTTATCACTTCAAGAACAAGGAGCATCTCTTGTTAACGATCCTTGAGGCAACAAGGGAACGTATACTTGAGGAGTTCGAGGCTCACATGGATCACCATCAGCCGGGA
It includes:
- a CDS encoding ABC transporter substrate-binding protein produces the protein MKKILLLVLFLVLVACERSVSVEVEENGNAGIYPDRVVLGASLALEGHASYLGTQTIHGALAYLKHINEQGGVHGREVEVITYDDSYDPPKCLINTQKLIIEDNIFALFCYVGTPTTVEVLPLVEDARIPLLGMFTGADALRKPFNRYVINIRPSYYQETREAMRHMVEDLGITKIAVFYQYDAFGFDGLTGTELALKEFDLEPVARGSYTRGSLDVSEGVERIKDSGAQAVFMIGTSAPCIKFMNRLDAEGVSPVYYTVSFMGAREFARKLKSNKELVIMSQVVPPFADDRDLSSSEAASYIRLLKKYYPDDTPNLVGLEGFFNARILVEGLQRSGRNLSREVFIRAIESMNKYEIAPGITVSYGEQDHQGMDKVYFTRFKNGRFELIRDWADLKKGALK
- a CDS encoding ATP-binding protein, which codes for MSYFSKQDLVERFSGLTLKNKIFFSTLGVILIISAIIALLARWILVSSLTKELELRGVAIAYSIAERGAGYILDKDYPRLLSLAFEEAKLRERQHLITYIYILGKDGKVLCHTFTKPFPGKLAEANPIPEGEDKSLRLIDLGRTSAYDIAVPIKEGLYRIGTVHVGLNKIHIDELVSTLRFTFLGFISFVVIIIFVISHRLAKYITRPVSTLTRVSDELSKGNFDISLDLLAEGTDWNASSCPAYHNTDFPCWHFDLSTVGDNREQDGRANRQQCRDCHFYYKRDGDEVVQLADSFRNMVWSIKLYRRKLRESEEKYKSLFDSGPDPVLVISCSDFTIIDANPRVTELYGYSRSELIGEQFIRLGPESNEECIKAFEEYGGPSGCIYFPKIIHYRKGGSPVYVNMHACPITYRSQPSIIVAVNDITEIIEKDAQLVQAAKMKSLGEMSAGVAHEVNQPLNAIKMGSEYLALMAEQGRDVPAAQLQEVAKEVSNQVDRAAEIISALRAFGRKSGFKTDKVDINGPVRSVLTLVTKQFELQNIFIRLNLVGGLPRIVAEDNRLQQVFFNLVNNARDAIAEKRENLGLDSDDYINIDTYEDGELVCVRVSDTGAGITEEVRNKIFEPFFSTKEVGYGMGLGLAITYGIVRDYKGSIDIESEPGNGTSFIISFPAAPNER
- a CDS encoding response regulator, producing the protein MSRILVIDDEKATLNMFKMLLSAYGHEVLTAENGEEGISVFDTEKPDLVMTDIKMPGMDGLQVLGKIKSISPDSEVIVITGHGDMDLAIKALNLDATDFLNKPVKREELEKALQLSADRIKFARSRQKDISLTLEDDLAVINITGNLTSKSEGLLLDVFDEALATAKGNFLLVFEEKSSINGAAMDSLFKLVEKARTRGCGVHIAGLSENFRSVLHSMGITQMASVYETEAEARGGLRR
- the ruvX gene encoding Holliday junction resolvase RuvX — encoded protein: MKALGIDFGTKRVGLAITDPEKIFAFPYKVMERTTRDAMFSELLEIIENEKVGDIVIGLPLSLDGEDTLTTRQVRNFAASLERRVDLPIHLVDERLSSIAAEDELKEAGLWDRKRKKNLDSQAAKIILETWLARA
- the mltG gene encoding endolytic transglycosylase MltG is translated as MPTIAFGCMALMLVAGWFMYRNWTFLNLPPELEGREILFTVEPGQPLWTVASDLAKAGLITDVKQFREYAQAQGMASKVRAGEFSLWSNMTAPQVLETITSTSGILHKFSVREGLTWWATAEKADKSGLTDYAAFKKAVSDPALLTKYKIPAKNAEGYLFPETYLLTRPKNETGTVMVETMLKEFRKAANKAWNGKLPSPQEIHETVILASLIEKETGDVSERRTIAGVFANRLSKGYLLQCDPTIIYGLGETFDGNLRKKHLTDKSNPYNSYKHRGLPPGPICSPGLDSLKAALNPEKHSYLYFVAKGDGSHYFSKSLKEHNAAVKKYQLRRNRDTYRSYN